The Dioscorea cayenensis subsp. rotundata cultivar TDr96_F1 chromosome 8, TDr96_F1_v2_PseudoChromosome.rev07_lg8_w22 25.fasta, whole genome shotgun sequence genome segment AACATGGCACACTTGCAGCAGGAGATGATAGTAGGAcaaccaagaagaaaaaaaaaaacaaagaatgcaGCTGCCACAGTTTGTCTAGATGTAAGCCccacatttatttattagacAATGTTTGATGGATGATGAAAGTATTGGTAAGACTAATTGATGAGAGGAAATTAATTAAACAGGCACAAGTTCAAACACAATAAAGAAGACATAGTTTCAATAGGAATTACCACTCCCTCAGAAGGGTCTAGAAGGAATAAACCAAGATATGCAACTAACTCAAGTGGTTCAGTTAAGATTTTTTGGGTAAGGACGAAAATAATAAGTTGATAATTTGGTAAAATTGATTcacaaaatagaaaatgatCTCATTATGTTGGTTGTAAGGTGCTTAAACTGAGCAGCTAATTGTTGGTAGGGAACTGGGTAGCAGGTCTTCATTTATGACAACTAAGGACTTGTTAGTAAGTTATGTTTGTAAATTATGTTTCAACATAGTATCTCTAAATAGTTGATACTAAACTCTTACATTGTATGATTGGCAGGAATTAAGGAGAAGGAAGCTTGCTGAATTAAATGACAAGAATGCAGAACCTTCTCAATATGGGGAATTAAATGAACAACCTTCATCTGCAGCAAATGAATGCCCAGACTTTTCAACACAACAAAGCGGAACAAATGATCCACATGAAGCAAATCCTCAAATTTGAAGACAATGAGCCTTCAAATGACATTTGTGATGACttttttttgggttgtgatatatatatatatattttgtgataCAATGTCTTTTAGGTTGTAATGTCTCCTTTGATCATCTTCTGATCAGAAACAAGTTTTGTGCAAAGTAGATGTTCTGTGGAGTAAAATATGACTTGTTCAGTTCATCtttgttgaatgaaataaaaaaaaggatgtTGCTTTCTTCCTATTggaataataatatcataatattaaaattttattaaatcaaccGAATTCAGTATTGTTAAATTCTTGAGAACGTTACTTACATTTAAGAAAACTCATgaacatcaaaacaaaattaacatacAACACCTAAACAAAAGATACATTTTAATGCTAAGATCAAGGAAAAATCTCAGGTTGACTTCATCATGTTGAATATCTCTTCAAATGAACATCTCAGCTTAAAAGTCTTCACCAGCTGATCGCTCAGCTTAGAAGTCTCCACCACCTATCTTGAAGCTTTGGCGGTGATGATGTGAGGGTAAGATCCAGATCTCGGCGAGAGCTAGGGGGATAAAGGATGAGGGGAAGCCAAAGTAAGAGAGATGTCTCGGGGGAGGAGGACAAGATTGAGATGATGCCGAATTTGAGCCGGTGATGACTTCTCCGGTTgattttttagagtttttttactTGGTTCGAGAGATGAAAAGACCAATGTTCGGATCCGTTTGATCGAGATTCGGATCGACATtggttttaataaaattattattttattcatttttagttttttaaaatatttttacattcacGAGAATGCCACATCGGACTGAGCTAACGACCCATGTAACACCGTTATTGGGGAGGGACTTGATTTACTCATTTTGacaagtagagggactaaaaagataaaattaaagtagatggactaaaaggttaaaaagaaaaaagtaaagggactaaatGGGGTATTGTaccatttttaaatatatttatgagaAAGTTCTTatgacaaaatttttttttcattatcggGTAGCGTCCCGTAAGTCCGTTAGCCCGAAAGTGGACTACAGGCCCGAATCCGGTTCTCTTCgcaatttaaatttaaactgaAACACGGGGAAAACCGAACGGCTATGACACACGTGTTCTTTCGTAATTCAATCTTGCCCGTGCCCGAATCTCAAAGTCCTTTTTCCCCCTTCTCTTCTTAAAATTTCAAATCCCGACCATTCAATCAATCTACTCCACCTTCGCCGCCCGAGGATTTCGCCATGTCCGGCGACATTGCCGGCGCCGATCGATCCCCGGCTGCGCAATCACAGCCTCCGTGGACCGTGTCCCTTGCTCCCTTCGCCCCATGCGTTTCACCATCCCCTCGCCGCCTCTCTAGCTGTTTCAAAGAGCGAGGACGGCCGGTGCTCTCCGCTAGGAGGCAGCTGGCTTGGGTTTCCTTGCAGGGACGGCTCATAGGCGGTGAGGAGGCAACTTCGGCGAAGGCTATTGGCGGAGGTTTAGACCCTGATGAAACCGTCGCTTGGGAGCTCTTCAGTCCGCTCCATAGGGTGCTCATCGTCGCCGTGATGGGCGTAGCCACCGCTGAGTCTAAGAGATCCAAGAAGATATCGCAGCTCCAGAGATCAGTCGATCTTAGGGTCAGTTGATGGCTTtattatgtttgattttcaaTTCATTTTCTTGCGAATTGGATGAAtctttactaaaataaaattttgagtttcTAAATCTTTTTTCCCTTAtgaaatatgaagaaaaaaggggtgcaattttttttagctCTCATGTTTCATTGAAATCTCTTTCTTTTAGTgtatttaaatctatttttttttaatacggTGTTTGGTTTCTAAGTCTCAATTTCGTTGTGatatttggggaaaaaatagGTCTAAAATTTTCTCTCAGTGCTCTTGTTTCATTGACATTTTgtctttttcatgtattttgcTTTACAATGAACAAATGGCTTGCAATCtgtgatgaaaaaaaaaaaaatcaaacttctCTCTATGGAATCGATTTTGGAAAGCAGAGAATTGCttggcttttttattttttgaaacaaagAATTGCTTGGCTTTTAAGAGAAGAACTTTgtcataggatttttttttttcttagctgTATGTGTTTCAATATGATTCTTTTTCTGATTAGTGGGTTTAATTCATGGACTTTTTTGAATTCCCTTCTTAAACAGGATCAAGTGCTCCTAGGCATGCAACAAAAGCTTGATGATCTGTGTATGCAAATGAGTACTGCAGTGGATTGGCCAATGAAATCAAACAACAAGATGCATTTTGAGAATGATGCGCCTTCTTGTCTAAAGTTACCAGAACTGAATCCTGAGAGTGGAATTACCCCACTCTTTAAGAATTCTTTGGATAAGCCAAAGGTATAAATGCTTTAATTTTGATTAGctgctttctttctcttttgtttctctttttgttaGTTTGTTTTCTAAGCTCTAGTTTCTATGTAAAGGAGGAGTGTGTGAGAGAATTTCGCAAAGATGAGATGTTTAAGAGCGCTCATGTCAATAGTGGCGAACAAGAGGAGCGTCGATTGTCTGATTTGTCTGATTTTTGTGCTAGTGTTACATCTTCTGTGGACATCCAGGTGGGAAGAAATTCATGAACTTGTTTACAATTCAATTGGCATTTGACTTGTATTATTGTTCTAAGATGCCATAGTTTAATGTGACATTATTCTTAACTGCAATTCTTGGTTATGTTGCCTTTACATTTAAAATTGGACACAGTTGAGTACCCTCGCTGCAGAGCAAGATTATTTCAATCTTCGCCGGGAATGTGAAGAGAAGGATTCAACCATAAGAGAACTGAGTGCTGCCATCCATGCATCTGGTGTTGTTAGTTCCAAGGTGTGTAACTagttctatttcttcaatttctatattttttctaaaCTATCTCTTGATATGTTTCTTGTGCCCCAAAAAGAGAATTATGGAGTTGGAAGAGATCATAAGAAGGAAAAACATGGTGATTAGTAAAATGAAGAAAGATATGCTTGCTCTAGAGCAACAGGTACTTTGTAAAGCTCTCATTTCTTCTTGTCCTCATGATTTATATGTTTCTTGTTCtaagaaacacacacacactgagtttaatatttaatgcaGGTTATTCAATTGACAAGGCTAAGAAGAAAGTCCTCCCCGACCTTATCAAACTCCAATGACCCCCCGCAGCTTCCATTCATGTCCAGTAATATTCTCTATGACATGAGCAGTACTAGTCCATCGTCTTCGGATTCAGATTCACCTTCAGGGGGTATACTTCACTGCAGTGGTGTTGAAGAGAAAAGAACTCAGAGTCAACCATCAATGAAGATGAGTTCCTTTCGAAAATCAATTGATAAACCAATGAAGCAACAATGTCTTAGTCCTCTAAAAGAAA includes the following:
- the LOC120267434 gene encoding uncharacterized protein LOC120267434 — encoded protein: MSGDIAGADRSPAAQSQPPWTVSLAPFAPCVSPSPRRLSSCFKERGRPVLSARRQLAWVSLQGRLIGGEEATSAKAIGGGLDPDETVAWELFSPLHRVLIVAVMGVATAESKRSKKISQLQRSVDLRDQVLLGMQQKLDDLCMQMSTAVDWPMKSNNKMHFENDAPSCLKLPELNPESGITPLFKNSLDKPKEECVREFRKDEMFKSAHVNSGEQEERRLSDLSDFCASVTSSVDIQLSTLAAEQDYFNLRRECEEKDSTIRELSAAIHASGVVSSKRIMELEEIIRRKNMVISKMKKDMLALEQQVIQLTRLRRKSSPTLSNSNDPPQLPFMSSNILYDMSSTSPSSSDSDSPSGGILHCSGVEEKRTQSQPSMKMSSFRKSIDKPMKQQCLSPLKENHMNQNIELNETSRPGQLGPSSGDLKRIRRRAMPESRTPILQRKWV